TCGCAGCCTATGAGCAGGTGGTGGGCGAAACATGGAAGCCCTTCGACCGGCCGGTCGAAAATCCCGGCCAGACGCTCGACCGCAAGGCGGCAGCAGTCCAGCTGTCAGCCTTCGAATAACATCCATCACGGCGGGGCTCCGGCCCCGCCTTTGTTCACGTCGACGAAGGTGTCCTGTTCTCGTCAGCTCGAAGTCACGAGGGCCTGTGCCGGCCACCGCCTTCGGATCAACGACGGGACGCGACTTCAATGCGTCGACAGAAGGTCCCAACCTCAACCGCGCCGTTGCTAAGATTCCGTCCGCTGCCGTGCGGCAGAAAGTGGTCTTGCTGGCGAAGCCCTTGCATTGGCTGCGGATGAAGATCGGTAATCTGTCCATTGCGACCCCGTTCCGCCTTCGGTCTGCCGGGTTGAGGGTCTCGCGCAAGGGCTTCGCCCTCCTTCACGTTGTTACGGCGCGTTCCGCGTGCGCTCATCCCTGATCTGCCCGGCTTTTGACCGACGTGACGGGGTCGCGATGGTCGCGACCTCCGAAAACGGAGGTTCAAGGATATGAAAAGAAAAGGGCAGGGCGAGCGCGCCGATCTCTATGCGCGGATCACCGACAGGATCGTTGCGGATCTGGAAAAAGGCGTCCGTCCGTGGATGAAGCCCTGGTCGGCCGCAAACACGACCGGACAGATCACCCGGCCGCTGCGCCACAACGGCGAAGCCTATAGCGGTCTCAACGTGCTGCTGTTGTGGTCGGAGAGCACAGCGAGGGGCTATGTCTCGCCGACATGGATGACGTTCAAACAGGCCTTGCAGCTGGATGGAGCTGTTCGCAAGGGCGAGACCGGAACGACGGTCATCTATGCAAGCCGCTTCACCAAGTCGGAGACCGACAGCAATGGCGGCGAGGTGGAGCGCGATATTCCGTTCCTTAAATCGTACACGGTGTTCAACGTGGCGCAGATCGACGGCCTGCCTGACCACTATCATGGCGTACCCGAACCGCTCCTGAGCCCGATCGAGCGCATCGGTCACGCCGACGAGTTCTTCCGCAATACCGGCGCAGTCATTCGGCACGGCGGCAAACAGGCATACTATTCTCCGGCCATGGACTATATCCAGATGCCACCGTTCGAAGCCTTCCGCGATGCCGCCGGGTATGCGGCAGTCCTCAGCCATGAGGCGACCCACTGGACGGCGGCAGAACATCGCGTGGGACGCGACCTGTCGCGCTATGCCAAGGACCGGACGGAGCGAGCGCGGGAAGAACTCATTGCCGAACTTGGCAGTTGCTTCCTCTGCGCTGACCTCGGTATCGCGCCGGAACTTGAGCCGCGGCCGGATCACGCGTCCTATCTGCAGTCATGGCTCTCGGTGCTGGCCAACGACAAACGGGCAATTTTCCAGGCGGCCGCGCATGCGCAGCGGGCGGTCAATTATCTCCACGGTCTTCAGCCAAGGGCGGATGCCTGCGCGACGAGGGAGGCAGTGTAATAGCGCCCCTCTCTTTTTAGAGCGTCCTTTGGTACTGCTCCCAAAATCTGAATCCGGGCAGCGCGGATTGACCGTTCGGGAGGAAAGCGAAGGCGATCTTGTTCCGTGCGGGCGCGAGCCAGTTTTGCTGCGACTGGCCCTCATGCGTTGCGCATCAGCAACAGGTCATGTTTGCGGATACGAGCAAGCATGGGCAACATGTGCCCGATTGAAAACCGGAGCCGCCATCGAGAAGGAAAGTTCGGCGACGCTCACCGGACTTGTCGCATTGGCCCGGCAATGCCCAAACGATCGATGTGGCCATTGCTGCCATCCATTCGGGCATAGGAAGTGGGCGCGGCCAACGCGGCCTCGATTTGACATGTCTGATCGAAGAGCGGCTGCGCCTCGATCGTTCTCCCGCAACGGCATCGCCCCCTTTCTTCCCCTGCGACCTGCGTTCGCATTCCTCGCGGTCCAAGAAAGCCGTCTCCCGCCGCCCTCCATTGCATTCCGGTCCCTTAAGGATGCGGTCCGATCGTCCCCGATCAAATCGACAGTCATCGAGGACGCGATGGTCGCGGCCCGATCAAACCGAAAGGATCACGACAATGGCAATCATCGGCGAATTCACCACCAACGGCAACACCATCCTCGGCCACGTACGCACTCTGACGGTCTCCATGAAGGCCCGCCTGAACCCGATCGAACGCACATCCCGCGACGCTCCCGACTTCCGGATCATGTCCGAAGCGGCCGAAGTCGGCGCCGCCTGGAGCCAGGTTTCCGGCGACGGAGAGCCCTACATTTCGGTCAAGCTCGACGATCCGAGCTTCCCGGCCCCGATCAATGCGGCACTTTGGCCGACCGAGAGGGAAGGCGACTATACGTTGGTCTGGAACCGCCCGAAGCGCGACGCCTGATCAAAGACGAAGCCCTGCCGGAAACGGCGGGGCTTTTCCCTTGTTCAAACCAAGAAGGAACCGGGCATCTAGCCCGCTTCTTC
This genomic interval from Agrobacterium fabrum str. C58 contains the following:
- a CDS encoding DUF736 domain-containing protein, yielding MAIIGEFTTNGNTILGHVRTLTVSMKARLNPIERTSRDAPDFRIMSEAAEVGAAWSQVSGDGEPYISVKLDDPSFPAPINAALWPTEREGDYTLVWNRPKRDA
- a CDS encoding ArdC family protein; protein product: MKRKGQGERADLYARITDRIVADLEKGVRPWMKPWSAANTTGQITRPLRHNGEAYSGLNVLLLWSESTARGYVSPTWMTFKQALQLDGAVRKGETGTTVIYASRFTKSETDSNGGEVERDIPFLKSYTVFNVAQIDGLPDHYHGVPEPLLSPIERIGHADEFFRNTGAVIRHGGKQAYYSPAMDYIQMPPFEAFRDAAGYAAVLSHEATHWTAAEHRVGRDLSRYAKDRTERAREELIAELGSCFLCADLGIAPELEPRPDHASYLQSWLSVLANDKRAIFQAAAHAQRAVNYLHGLQPRADACATREAV